Proteins encoded within one genomic window of Actinoplanes octamycinicus:
- a CDS encoding serine hydrolase domain-containing protein codes for MRLLALLLAFLLPVPAPLVTADIDSYLRGYQAANRIPGLAWAVVSRDGVLRQGAWGTTTQTPFLIGSVSKPFTATAVLRLAETGRIHLDDPVRAHLPWFRLADEAAAARITVRQLLTHTSGLAQWASRTDRFDNSRDGLARSVRDLSSVRPEHPPGAAHEYSDANYMVLGAMVEQVTGQPFSTYLHRAVLDPLGMRRVVTTPAEASALPPGHRYWFGHPRPFDAGYDTSGLPYGYLGADLESMTRFASAMLTDCPGCTGWADIGGGSRYGFGWRESRVDGVRAVWHAGATPGFFAHVVLAPEAGIGVVLLADVYSPLRDPALAAAAFDVLRLIRGGAPQPVGGAALLDATPYALAVVVVLLGVLLLRSRRKRRTATTVCWALTGLALAGAAAALPPVLGGDLGQALLWTPDLGWPISAVITLGGLVALVHLGGLARIRLRGVRDARSSGDARRRPGVEPSLRP; via the coding sequence ATGCGGCTCCTGGCACTCCTGCTCGCCTTCCTGCTCCCGGTCCCGGCCCCGCTGGTCACCGCCGACATCGACTCCTACCTGCGCGGATATCAGGCGGCCAACCGCATCCCCGGGCTCGCCTGGGCGGTGGTGAGCCGCGACGGCGTGCTCCGGCAGGGCGCGTGGGGCACCACCACGCAGACGCCGTTCCTGATCGGCTCGGTGTCCAAGCCGTTCACCGCGACCGCGGTCCTGCGCCTGGCCGAGACCGGCCGGATCCACCTCGACGACCCGGTGCGCGCGCACCTGCCCTGGTTCCGGCTCGCCGACGAGGCCGCCGCGGCCCGGATCACCGTCCGCCAGCTGCTCACCCACACCAGCGGTCTGGCGCAGTGGGCCAGCCGCACCGACCGCTTCGACAACTCCCGCGACGGCCTGGCCCGCTCGGTCCGGGACCTCTCCTCGGTACGACCGGAGCACCCGCCCGGCGCCGCCCACGAGTACAGCGACGCCAACTACATGGTCCTGGGGGCGATGGTCGAGCAGGTCACCGGCCAGCCGTTCAGCACCTACCTGCACCGGGCGGTGCTGGACCCGCTCGGCATGCGCCGGGTCGTCACCACCCCGGCGGAGGCGTCGGCGCTGCCGCCGGGACACCGCTACTGGTTCGGCCACCCGCGCCCCTTCGACGCGGGCTATGACACCTCCGGCCTCCCGTACGGCTACCTCGGCGCCGACCTGGAGTCGATGACCCGCTTCGCGAGCGCCATGCTCACCGACTGCCCGGGCTGCACCGGCTGGGCCGACATCGGCGGCGGCTCGCGATACGGCTTCGGCTGGCGGGAGAGCCGGGTCGACGGCGTCCGGGCGGTCTGGCACGCCGGCGCCACCCCGGGGTTCTTCGCGCACGTGGTCCTCGCCCCGGAGGCCGGGATCGGGGTGGTCCTGCTGGCCGATGTGTACAGCCCGCTCCGCGACCCGGCGCTGGCGGCCGCGGCCTTCGACGTGCTCCGCCTGATCCGGGGCGGCGCACCGCAGCCGGTCGGCGGCGCCGCGCTGCTCGACGCCACGCCCTACGCGCTGGCCGTCGTCGTGGTCCTGCTCGGCGTGCTCCTGCTCCGCTCCCGCCGGAAGCGGCGGACGGCGACGACCGTGTGCTGGGCTCTCACCGGGCTGGCGCTGGCCGGGGCCGCCGCTGCCCTGCCACCGGTGCTGGGCGGTGACCTCGGTCAGGCCCTGCTCTGGACCCCCGATCTGGGCTGGCCGATCAGCGCGGTGATCACCCTCGGCGGCCTGGTCGCCCTGGTGCACCTCGGCGGCCTGGCGCGAATCCGCCTCCGTGGCGTCCGGGACGCGCGATCATCGGGGGATGCGCGACGTCGACCGGGTGTGGAACCGAGCCTGCGCCCATGA
- a CDS encoding TetR/AcrR family transcriptional regulator, which translates to MPRTADHDARRRQVADAVERLVADEGFGAVTVARTAALAGISVGLVQHYFPSKDEMLRHAFTRLRDRLDERVRAQVKRDDRAGARIEEILLRALTGLLPLDEPRRREYRVELAFTGRIADNPQLAEVLARSNAQVRAALAQAVHNGKECGEVPAETDAAAAAGRLLALLDGLKLHVYGDPAAVAASDALAAELSRIFPGRCVRG; encoded by the coding sequence ATGCCTCGCACCGCGGACCACGACGCCCGCCGCCGCCAAGTCGCCGATGCCGTCGAGCGGCTGGTCGCCGACGAGGGGTTCGGCGCGGTCACGGTGGCCCGGACCGCGGCGCTGGCCGGGATCTCGGTCGGCCTGGTGCAGCACTACTTCCCGAGCAAGGACGAGATGCTGCGGCACGCCTTCACCCGGCTGCGCGACCGGCTCGACGAGCGGGTGCGGGCGCAGGTCAAGCGGGACGACCGGGCCGGCGCCCGGATCGAGGAGATCCTGCTGCGGGCGCTGACCGGGCTGCTGCCGCTGGACGAGCCGCGCCGCAGGGAGTACCGGGTGGAGCTCGCCTTCACCGGCCGGATCGCCGACAACCCGCAGCTCGCCGAGGTGCTGGCGCGGAGCAACGCGCAGGTGCGCGCGGCGCTGGCCCAGGCGGTGCACAACGGCAAGGAGTGCGGCGAGGTGCCGGCGGAGACCGACGCGGCGGCCGCCGCCGGACGCCTGCTCGCCCTGCTCGACGGGCTCAAGCTGCACGTTTACGGCGATCCGGCGGCGGTCGCGGCGAGTGACGCGCTGGCCGCCGAGCTGAGCCGGATCTTCCCCGGCCGGTGCGTCAGAGGGTGA
- a CDS encoding nucleoside hydrolase — MLIYLDCDTGIDDALAIAYLLAHPDVTLAGIGTVNGNTTAPQAAANTLGLLALAGRDDIPVAVGSGEHPYAVSVHGGNGIGEVALPVGKDPDPRTAEALLLDLARRHPGELHVIATGPCGNLAAALRAEPRLPELVAGVTVMGGAVRVPGNRTPHAEANIIHDPAAAATVLSAPWPVTLVPLDVTMQHRWTVADGEALRAAGTPLHRALAEMVPVYFSGYEQVLGVREIPLHDPLAAAITVGEVTPDEAPLLSIGVEADGRTVEEGPGDVRTVLSLTAPAGPVMLARILTL; from the coding sequence ATGCTCATCTATCTGGACTGCGACACCGGCATCGACGACGCGCTCGCCATCGCCTACCTGCTCGCCCATCCGGACGTCACGCTGGCCGGGATCGGCACCGTCAACGGCAACACCACCGCGCCGCAGGCCGCCGCGAACACCCTGGGGCTGCTCGCGCTGGCCGGTCGCGACGACATCCCGGTCGCGGTCGGCTCCGGCGAGCACCCCTACGCGGTCTCGGTGCACGGCGGCAACGGCATCGGCGAGGTCGCGCTGCCGGTCGGGAAGGACCCCGATCCGCGTACGGCGGAGGCGCTGCTCCTCGACCTCGCCCGCCGGCACCCCGGTGAGCTGCACGTGATCGCCACCGGGCCGTGCGGCAACCTGGCCGCCGCCCTGCGCGCCGAGCCGCGCCTGCCGGAGCTGGTCGCCGGGGTCACCGTGATGGGCGGCGCGGTCCGGGTGCCGGGCAACCGCACCCCGCACGCCGAGGCGAACATCATCCACGACCCGGCCGCGGCCGCCACCGTGCTGTCCGCGCCGTGGCCGGTCACCCTGGTCCCGCTCGACGTCACCATGCAGCACCGCTGGACCGTCGCCGACGGGGAGGCCCTACGCGCCGCCGGGACGCCGCTGCACCGCGCGCTGGCCGAGATGGTCCCGGTCTACTTCAGCGGGTACGAGCAGGTGCTCGGCGTCCGGGAGATCCCGCTGCACGATCCGCTCGCCGCCGCGATCACGGTCGGCGAGGTGACCCCGGACGAGGCGCCGCTGCTGTCGATCGGGGTCGAGGCGGACGGTCGTACCGTCGAGGAAGGTCCTGGAGACGTCCGCACGGTGCTCTCGCTGACCGCTCCGGCCGGCCCGGTGATGCTGGCCCGGATCCTCACCCTCTGA
- a CDS encoding pectate lyase family protein, which translates to MSPSRRTVLAAATASVLAAGGTLAATPLAAVAAESSPVGFAGLNGGTSGGSPGTVVTVTTAAALKSALSSGTSQTVRVSGLIAISGMYSVASNKTVLGVGSGSGITGGGLTLSGVRNVIIRNLVFRNAGDDSINVQEGTTNVWIDHNDLSNGYDGLIDIKRGSDFITVSWNHLHHHDKSMLLGHSDDNGSQDLGHLRVTYVHNWFDGTNQRHPRVRFANPVHVLNNYYSNIGSYGVASTENAGVFVERNYFENVAKPTVTQTGDSGSGNLKVLNNYRVNSGAEQVRNGASVAAIPYSYTPEANSSVKATVTAGAGTGRI; encoded by the coding sequence ATGTCTCCCTCGCGTCGCACCGTCCTCGCGGCGGCGACCGCAAGCGTCCTGGCCGCCGGCGGCACCCTGGCCGCCACCCCGCTCGCCGCGGTCGCCGCCGAGTCCAGCCCGGTCGGGTTCGCCGGCCTGAACGGCGGCACCAGCGGCGGCTCGCCGGGCACCGTGGTCACGGTGACCACGGCGGCCGCGCTCAAGTCGGCGCTCAGCTCCGGCACCTCGCAGACCGTCCGGGTGTCCGGCCTGATCGCCATCTCCGGCATGTACAGCGTCGCCTCGAACAAGACCGTCCTCGGCGTCGGCTCCGGCTCCGGCATCACCGGTGGCGGCCTCACCCTCTCCGGCGTCCGGAACGTGATCATCCGCAACCTGGTGTTCCGCAACGCCGGCGACGACTCGATCAACGTGCAGGAGGGCACCACCAACGTCTGGATCGACCACAACGACCTGTCCAACGGGTACGACGGGCTGATCGACATCAAGCGTGGCTCGGACTTCATCACGGTGTCCTGGAACCACCTGCACCACCACGACAAGTCGATGCTGCTCGGGCACAGCGACGACAACGGCTCCCAGGACCTCGGGCACCTGCGGGTCACCTACGTGCACAACTGGTTCGACGGGACCAACCAGCGGCATCCGCGGGTCCGGTTCGCCAACCCGGTGCACGTGCTGAACAACTACTACAGCAACATCGGCTCGTACGGCGTCGCGTCGACCGAGAACGCCGGCGTCTTCGTCGAACGCAACTACTTCGAGAACGTGGCGAAACCGACCGTCACCCAGACCGGCGACTCGGGCTCCGGCAACCTCAAGGTGCTGAACAACTACCGGGTCAACTCGGGCGCCGAGCAGGTGCGCAACGGGGCGAGCGTGGCGGCGATCCCGTACTCGTACACGCCCGAGGCGAACAGCTCGGTGAAGGCGACCGTCACGGCGGGCGCCGGCACCGGCAGGATCTGA
- a CDS encoding pectinesterase family protein, translating to MPLSLTRRGRTVAGAASVAAAAALAGTMLTGTGQAATALTVAADGTGDYTTIQAAVAAASTGTVITIKAGTYQGQVKIPAGKSGITLQGATGNSADVIITGNTPASTAGTAGSATVHNLAPNSTIKGLTMQNTYGKGSQALALYAAGDRQVYRNVQMKGYQDTFLSWGGTGSAQVRQYVYKSYISGAVDFIYGNGAVVVDSTTIESVNIGSTSNNGYITAAATDDSNAYGILITRSTLKSSAAAQTVALGRCWHAGNAADAIGQVVIRDSTLGGHVRQAGAWQDMSGFSWKTCRFKEYNNTGAGVTNGTPDRPQLTAAAAANYTAQKYLAGADGWNPIP from the coding sequence ATGCCGCTGTCCCTCACCCGCCGCGGGCGCACCGTCGCCGGCGCCGCCTCGGTCGCCGCCGCTGCCGCCCTGGCCGGCACCATGCTGACCGGAACCGGTCAAGCCGCCACCGCCCTGACCGTCGCCGCCGACGGCACCGGCGACTACACCACCATCCAGGCCGCGGTCGCCGCCGCCTCGACCGGCACGGTGATCACCATCAAGGCCGGCACGTACCAGGGCCAGGTGAAGATCCCGGCCGGCAAATCCGGCATCACCCTGCAGGGCGCCACCGGCAACTCCGCGGACGTGATCATCACCGGGAACACGCCGGCCTCGACCGCCGGGACGGCCGGCAGCGCCACCGTCCACAACCTCGCCCCGAACAGCACGATCAAAGGCCTGACGATGCAGAACACGTACGGCAAGGGCAGCCAGGCACTGGCCTTGTACGCGGCCGGCGACCGGCAGGTCTACCGCAACGTGCAGATGAAGGGATACCAGGACACCTTCCTGTCCTGGGGCGGCACCGGCAGCGCCCAGGTCCGCCAGTACGTCTACAAGTCCTACATCTCCGGCGCGGTGGACTTCATCTACGGCAACGGCGCGGTGGTCGTCGACAGCACCACGATCGAGTCGGTGAACATCGGCTCCACGTCGAACAACGGCTACATCACGGCGGCCGCCACGGACGACAGCAACGCCTACGGCATCCTGATCACCCGGTCCACGCTGAAAAGCTCGGCCGCCGCCCAGACGGTGGCACTCGGCCGCTGCTGGCACGCCGGCAACGCGGCGGACGCCATCGGCCAGGTGGTGATCCGGGACTCGACGCTCGGCGGCCACGTCCGGCAGGCCGGCGCCTGGCAGGACATGAGCGGCTTCTCCTGGAAGACGTGCCGCTTCAAGGAGTACAACAACACCGGCGCGGGCGTCACCAACGGCACGCCGGACCGGCCGCAGCTGACCGCCGCCGCGGCGGCGAACTACACGGCGCAGAAATACCTGGCCGGCGCCGACGGCTGGAACCCGATTCCGTAG
- a CDS encoding restriction endonuclease has protein sequence MPTIYQVRGYVLEEALAWLLRNSGYQLIVTASPNSGLASNGAGLTVRGRGADHQADVLGDFAFTPPFSLPIRMFVEAKYYGRARPVGLNLVRNAWATVADINEFPVAGGPHGRYRYVYALFSRSGFTDDAQQFALAHQISLVDLSLPMFAALRRAVREAADSVLPHVGGAGGTATMRAAFRSVLGTASPPPDLAGSPTVPALHDAATAMKARLEAYNGGEFLLAFPPAPFILTLTGTTPASVEQFTGYAERHPEHDVHLRRDGAPSSGSGQASRWLLSPAAAPAAYTLTFSLPEHVEGWITDETDGRANTRWLKRTLLSAIIIYRWVGEVPKVYQLRYTPQRR, from the coding sequence GTGCCGACGATCTATCAGGTCCGCGGATACGTCCTGGAGGAAGCGCTCGCCTGGTTGCTCCGCAACAGCGGCTATCAGCTGATCGTCACGGCGTCACCGAACAGCGGCCTGGCCTCCAACGGCGCCGGCCTGACCGTCCGGGGACGCGGCGCCGACCATCAGGCCGACGTGCTGGGCGATTTCGCGTTCACCCCGCCGTTCTCCCTTCCGATCCGGATGTTCGTCGAGGCCAAGTACTACGGCCGGGCTCGTCCGGTCGGCCTCAACCTGGTTCGCAACGCCTGGGCGACGGTCGCCGACATCAACGAGTTCCCCGTGGCCGGCGGCCCGCACGGCCGATACCGGTACGTCTACGCCTTGTTCTCGCGGTCCGGTTTCACCGACGACGCCCAGCAGTTCGCGCTGGCACACCAGATCAGCCTGGTCGATCTGTCGCTGCCGATGTTCGCCGCCCTCCGGCGTGCCGTCCGGGAGGCCGCGGACAGCGTGCTTCCGCATGTCGGCGGGGCGGGCGGGACAGCCACGATGCGAGCGGCCTTCCGGTCCGTTCTCGGGACCGCGTCCCCACCGCCGGACCTCGCCGGCTCGCCCACCGTGCCGGCTCTGCACGACGCCGCGACCGCCATGAAGGCGCGGCTGGAAGCCTACAACGGGGGCGAGTTCCTGCTCGCGTTCCCGCCCGCGCCGTTCATCCTCACGCTGACCGGCACCACGCCGGCCAGTGTCGAGCAGTTCACCGGGTACGCGGAACGGCATCCCGAACACGATGTCCACCTGCGACGCGACGGCGCGCCCTCCTCAGGGTCGGGGCAGGCCAGCCGGTGGCTGCTCTCGCCCGCCGCGGCGCCGGCCGCCTACACGCTCACCTTCAGCCTGCCCGAGCACGTGGAGGGGTGGATCACCGACGAGACGGACGGTCGCGCGAACACCCGGTGGCTCAAGCGCACCCTGCTGTCGGCGATCATCATCTACCGCTGGGTCGGCGAGGTGCCGAAGGTGTACCAGCTCCGGTACACGCCCCAGCGACGCTGA
- a CDS encoding serine/threonine-protein kinase, giving the protein MHSDMGLRAGMRLGGRYRLEDRLGAGGMGEVWRAVDESLGRTVAVKTMLPSAAGDPDFVRRFAAEATAMARVNHPAVASIHDFTRADGLTYLVMEFVDGESLAQRLQRDGRLDPAETMRIVAQAAEGLQAVHDQGILHRDIKPANMLLRRDGSVVITDFGIARHEDASRVTASGAILGTPSYLSPEQVLGQPVDRRSDVYALGLVAYECLAGERPFVGDNPYAVALQRIQQSPKTIGVNVPAPVLALVGRALAADPEKRWPSALALADAARRIPLGAEATPAPRPAAANRTKLLAAALAVLVVAGVAAGIAFRPDGAKAPAAAAPKVSASTPSGVPSGFKQCGAVLCPATPMCWNGLTRNGAEAVPPVSAFCPGTHYWETFLATPLPDGPPKLSDAAPLLKRPDVAKACSATTIAQHSRKPKAMKTWRIEVWPIETDGVWLLHCLAQPRTGTSTGSVRQG; this is encoded by the coding sequence GTGCACTCAGACATGGGCCTGCGGGCCGGGATGCGGCTGGGCGGCCGGTACCGCCTGGAGGACCGGCTCGGCGCCGGCGGGATGGGCGAGGTCTGGCGGGCCGTCGACGAGTCCCTGGGGCGCACCGTCGCGGTCAAGACGATGCTGCCGTCGGCGGCCGGCGACCCGGACTTCGTGCGCCGGTTCGCCGCCGAGGCGACCGCGATGGCCCGGGTCAACCACCCCGCGGTCGCGTCGATCCACGACTTCACCCGCGCCGACGGGCTCACCTACCTGGTGATGGAGTTCGTCGACGGCGAGTCGCTGGCGCAGCGGCTGCAGCGCGACGGGCGGCTCGACCCGGCCGAGACCATGCGGATCGTCGCGCAGGCCGCCGAGGGGCTGCAGGCCGTGCACGACCAGGGCATCCTGCACCGCGACATCAAACCGGCGAACATGCTGCTGCGCCGGGACGGCAGCGTGGTGATCACCGACTTCGGCATCGCCCGGCACGAGGACGCCAGCCGGGTCACCGCGTCCGGGGCGATCCTCGGCACACCCAGCTACCTGTCGCCGGAGCAGGTGCTCGGGCAGCCGGTCGACCGGCGCAGCGACGTCTACGCGCTCGGGCTGGTCGCCTACGAGTGCCTGGCGGGGGAGCGGCCGTTCGTCGGTGACAACCCCTACGCGGTCGCCCTGCAGCGCATCCAGCAGAGTCCGAAAACGATCGGCGTGAACGTGCCCGCCCCGGTGCTCGCCCTGGTCGGGCGGGCCCTCGCGGCCGACCCGGAGAAACGCTGGCCGTCAGCGCTGGCCCTGGCCGACGCGGCCCGCCGGATCCCGCTCGGCGCCGAGGCCACCCCGGCGCCCCGGCCCGCCGCCGCGAACCGGACGAAGCTGCTGGCCGCTGCCCTGGCCGTGCTGGTGGTGGCCGGTGTCGCCGCCGGGATCGCGTTCCGCCCGGACGGCGCGAAGGCCCCGGCCGCCGCCGCCCCGAAGGTCAGCGCGAGCACCCCGAGCGGCGTCCCATCCGGCTTCAAGCAGTGCGGCGCCGTGCTCTGCCCGGCCACCCCGATGTGCTGGAACGGCCTGACCCGCAACGGCGCCGAAGCGGTCCCGCCGGTGTCGGCGTTCTGCCCGGGCACCCACTATTGGGAGACGTTCCTGGCGACGCCGCTGCCCGACGGACCGCCGAAACTCAGCGACGCTGCCCCGCTGCTCAAACGGCCCGACGTCGCCAAGGCCTGCTCCGCGACGACGATCGCCCAGCACAGCCGCAAACCGAAGGCGATGAAGACGTGGCGCATCGAGGTGTGGCCCATCGAAACCGACGGCGTCTGGCTGCTGCACTGCCTCGCCCAGCCGAGGACCGGCACGTCGACGGGCTCTGTCCGCCAAGGCTGA
- a CDS encoding glutamate decarboxylase, producing MLKHPSNQRSGRDEMSLDPRFGIEGLVIPRHAIPDDELPPEAAYQIIHDELMLDGNARLNVATFVTTWMEPQADRLMAECADKNMIDKDEYPQTAELEMRCVSILSKLWNAPDATQATGCSTTGSSEAAMLAGLALKRRWQKRRRAAGAPADRPNLVMGINVQVCWEKFAAYWDVEMRLVPMEGDRLHLSAEEAVRYCDENTIGVVAVLGSTFDGSYEPVEEICRALDDYQQRTGIDVPVHVDGASGAFVAPFVDPELVWDFRLPRVASINASGHKYGLVYPGVGWVVWRDPAALPEELIFWVNYLGDDMPTFALNFSRPGAQVVAQYYNFLRLGHAGYRRVQSYSREVATRLADRIAELGPFQLLTRGDQLPVLALQLDPRIDNFTVFDVSGALRERGWQVPAYRFPKNREDLSALRVVVRRGFTHDLADMLIDDLKRQLPRLEKQHAPQHDGATAASFHH from the coding sequence ATGCTGAAGCATCCGAGCAACCAGCGGTCCGGGCGCGACGAGATGTCGCTGGACCCCCGGTTCGGCATCGAGGGACTGGTCATCCCTCGGCACGCGATCCCGGACGACGAGCTCCCGCCGGAGGCGGCGTACCAGATCATCCACGACGAGCTGATGCTGGACGGGAACGCCCGGCTCAATGTGGCGACCTTCGTCACCACCTGGATGGAGCCGCAGGCGGACCGGCTGATGGCCGAGTGCGCCGACAAGAACATGATCGACAAGGACGAGTACCCGCAGACCGCGGAACTGGAGATGCGCTGCGTCAGCATCCTGAGCAAGCTGTGGAACGCGCCGGACGCGACCCAGGCCACCGGGTGCTCGACGACCGGCTCCAGCGAGGCCGCGATGCTGGCCGGCCTGGCGCTCAAACGCCGCTGGCAGAAACGGCGCCGGGCCGCCGGGGCGCCGGCCGACCGGCCGAACCTCGTGATGGGGATCAACGTCCAGGTGTGCTGGGAGAAGTTCGCGGCGTACTGGGACGTGGAGATGCGGCTGGTGCCGATGGAGGGGGACCGGCTGCACCTGTCCGCCGAGGAGGCGGTCCGGTACTGCGACGAGAACACCATCGGGGTGGTGGCGGTTCTCGGCTCCACCTTCGACGGATCGTACGAGCCGGTCGAGGAGATCTGCCGGGCGCTCGACGACTACCAGCAGCGGACCGGGATCGACGTGCCGGTGCACGTGGACGGGGCGTCCGGGGCGTTCGTGGCGCCGTTCGTCGACCCGGAGCTGGTCTGGGACTTCCGGCTGCCACGGGTCGCCTCGATCAACGCGTCCGGGCACAAGTACGGCCTGGTCTACCCGGGCGTCGGCTGGGTGGTGTGGCGCGACCCGGCGGCGCTGCCCGAGGAGCTGATCTTCTGGGTGAACTATCTCGGCGACGACATGCCGACGTTCGCGCTGAACTTCTCCCGGCCCGGCGCGCAGGTGGTCGCGCAGTACTACAACTTCCTGCGCCTCGGGCACGCCGGGTACCGCCGGGTCCAGTCGTACTCCCGCGAGGTGGCCACCCGGCTCGCCGACCGGATCGCCGAGCTGGGTCCGTTCCAGCTGCTCACCCGCGGTGACCAGTTGCCGGTGCTGGCGCTGCAACTCGACCCGCGGATCGACAACTTCACCGTCTTCGACGTCTCCGGGGCGCTGCGCGAGCGCGGCTGGCAGGTGCCGGCCTACCGCTTCCCGAAGAACCGGGAAGACCTGTCCGCGCTGCGCGTGGTGGTCCGGCGCGGCTTCACCCACGACCTCGCCGACATGCTCATCGACGACCTGAAACGTCAGCTGCCCCGCTTGGAGAAACAGCACGCCCCGCAGCACGACGGCGCCACCGCCGCCAGCTTCCACCACTGA
- a CDS encoding S1C family serine protease — protein sequence MTDSTSEHTRRGGGWQLWVSMAAAAVLGGVIGAAIAGTTDRDEKTPAAVQQQVGAGVCDATQVSEKALPSVVTISASNGDAGGTGSGEVIRKDGYILTNNHVISLAANGGKVTVLFNDGRTVPATITGRDPKADLAVIKVDGQNDLPVIPFGKSADVEVGQPVVALGAPLGLSGTVTSGIVSALDRTIQVPGDNGEMALLVSAVQTDAAINPGNSGGALVNCAAELIGVPSAGATIPASESGGGSSGDIGLGFAIPVDLAKSISDEIIETGTVTHAYFGVSVVTVPSGGVYLRSVVPGGPAAKAGLQAGDIITSIDGNPVTSTTDLAAVTLTKNPGDTITVDYTRNGQKASTKLTLGAEK from the coding sequence ATGACGGACAGCACGAGCGAGCACACCAGACGGGGCGGGGGCTGGCAGCTCTGGGTCAGCATGGCAGCGGCAGCCGTGCTGGGCGGAGTGATCGGCGCGGCCATCGCCGGCACCACCGACCGGGACGAGAAGACCCCGGCCGCCGTCCAGCAGCAGGTGGGGGCCGGCGTCTGCGACGCCACCCAGGTGTCCGAGAAGGCCCTGCCCTCGGTGGTCACGATCAGCGCCAGCAACGGCGACGCCGGCGGCACCGGATCCGGCGAGGTGATCCGCAAGGACGGCTACATCCTCACGAACAACCACGTGATCTCGCTGGCCGCCAACGGCGGCAAGGTCACCGTGCTGTTCAACGACGGCCGCACGGTGCCGGCCACGATCACCGGCCGGGACCCCAAGGCGGACCTCGCGGTGATCAAGGTGGACGGGCAGAACGACCTGCCGGTCATCCCGTTCGGCAAGTCGGCGGACGTCGAGGTGGGCCAGCCGGTCGTCGCGCTCGGCGCGCCGCTGGGCCTGTCCGGCACGGTCACCTCGGGCATCGTCAGCGCGCTGGACCGCACCATCCAGGTGCCCGGCGACAACGGCGAGATGGCGCTGCTCGTCTCCGCCGTGCAGACCGACGCGGCGATCAACCCGGGCAACAGCGGCGGCGCGCTGGTCAACTGCGCGGCCGAGCTGATCGGGGTGCCGTCGGCCGGCGCCACCATCCCGGCGTCCGAGTCGGGCGGGGGCAGTTCGGGCGACATCGGGCTCGGGTTCGCCATCCCGGTCGACCTGGCGAAGTCCATCTCTGACGAGATCATCGAGACCGGGACGGTGACCCACGCCTACTTCGGGGTCAGCGTGGTGACCGTGCCGAGCGGCGGCGTCTACCTGCGCTCGGTGGTGCCCGGCGGACCGGCCGCCAAGGCCGGCCTGCAAGCCGGCGACATCATCACCTCGATCGACGGCAACCCGGTCACCAGCACCACCGACCTGGCCGCGGTGACGCTGACCAAGAACCCGGGCGACACCATCACGGTCGACTACACCCGCAACGGCCAGAAGGCGAGCACCAAGCTGACCCTCGGCGCGGAGAAGTGA